ACCACAGTGACGGAGCTACTTCTAGAAGACCGAGCGGCCTTGGATACGGCCCACATCTGCGATGCCGAGACCCTGGTGATCGCTGGCGATCATGATCTGGAACGGCGCGTGCTGAATTTTCTCATTAGTCGGCAAGTACCGTGCGCTCATCAAATCGACATCTCGGCGAGTGGTGGCGAAGTCACCCTCCGCGGACGAGTCGCCTCGTACTACCACAAACAATTGTGCGTTCACTGCGCGCAGCGAGTCGCAGGCGTCATTCGTGTCGTCGACCAGATTCGCGTAAAGTCTCGACCCGCGCGCGTTGGCTAGAGCACTCAGCGCCGTGTTAATCACGCTGCGGCACAGCAAACAATCGGCCGTCACGCAGATTGCTGCGGAAGCGCCGTGTCAACCCAAACGGCCACCGGCGCAATTCGTGCGCCGGTGGCCGTTTGGCAATGCGTCGAGCCAGTGATCTGGCGGCTAACTTGACGCCGCTACTTTGGCGACTTCTTGATCTTCAGTTTGGCCTTCGGCTTTGCGCCGGTCTCCTCGGGCGCCGGCTCGGAACCTTCTTCCGCAGCCGTCTCATCAGCCGCCGGCTTCTTGCTTTCCGCGGCCAAATCCTTGCCGTCCACCAGCGCCGTCAACTCCTCGGTGAGCTTTTCTTCCAGATTGGCCGACAGTCCCACATGCACAACCTGCACACGGCCATCCTTGCCAATGATCACCGTTTGCGGAATTGCGTTCGCCAGATACTTTTGCGCCACCTCGCCCCCTTTGTCGAGCGCGACCGCTAGCTCCAGCTTTTCCGCGTCCAGAAACTCCTTGATCTTCTCCGGCTCCTCATCGATGTTCACGGCATAGAACACCACCCCCTTGTCGGCGAACGCCTTGGCCACCTTGTTGATGATCGGCATCGCCTCGCGACAAGGACCGCACCAGGTCGCCCAGAAGTCCAGTATTACCACGTTCTTGTTCTTTTGCTCCGCGGCGCTCGCCGTGCCGCCATCGAGCGTCGCCATTTCAAAATCGGGCGCCGGCTCCCCCACCAGCTTCTGCGCGTCGGGCTGCGCGCGCTGCCCGAACATCTCCATCAAGCTGTCCACTTTCTCGGCGTCGGCCGGCGGCGTAAAGGCAAAGCTCTCGGCGTCGAACTTGGGCTGAATGTTCCAGTCGGTGAAGGTGACCACATTTTCCACCTTCATTTGCGGCGCCGCGCCCCCCCGGTTCATCTTGGCCAACGCCTTCTCCAGGTTCGGCACGAATTTGAGCGGCAACGGCTCCTTGCCCGCCGCGATCCACAACTCCCAGTCGAGTTGCTCGCTTTGCGCCTTCAGGTGATGCGCCGGCTTGTCATCGAGCTTGACCTCGCCGACGTATTCCAGCGTTGTCACCTTTTCAAGCAGCTTGCCGACCGGATCATCCACAAAGAAGGTCTGTGTGATCGCCGACGCGTTGCCCGCCGAGGTGATGCCCGCAATCACCGGGTTTTCGAACAGCGCCGTCAGGTCGACCGGCGATTCTTCCACGACATACTTGTTCACGGGCTGAATGAACGTGGTCAGTTCTTCGCCATTCGCCGCGATGGTCACGCCGCCGCCCGGTTGGCTGCTGCCGACCTGGATGAAGATCTTGTTGGGGCGCTCGACCCGCAGTTCCTGCGAAAAAGTAATATCTTGCTTCTGCCCTTGCGCCTCGACGTGCAGATTGCCTTTCGCTAACAGCGAGAACGATTTCAAGTCGTGAATGAACTTGCCGAACTGCTCGACGACTTGCTTGGCCTGGGGAGCGATGTCGCCGCCGTCTCCCTCCTCCGCCCCCCGCGCGGCGCCCAAGCTGCCGACCAACATCGCCAAAACTGCCACCAGCCAATGTCGCTGACAACCGAACATAGCAATCTCTCCCAAGAAGCGCGAATTGAGCGCAATCATCGAAACTCGTAGCAAAGTCGCCGAATTGTAGGGGTCAGCCCACCACCAAGCTAGACACCCCCCTCGGGGAGCCCACCATGCCGTTCGAGCAATTTTGCTTGTCGTCATGCGCGCTCATGCGATAATCGGGCCATCGTCGCGCCCCATAGAGGCAGATGCGGCAACTATCAACTCGGCGCCGCCGGCTTACAATTCCGGCGTTTGTCCCCACCGACAAGACACCTCCAACTCAAGCGAGAAACCCCGATGACAAAATGGAATGCATCACGCTGGCTATTGGCGCTGTTGATCGCCGGAGTGGGCGGCTTGGCCGCCAATATTAGCCGGGCCGACGACGAACCCAAAAAAGATGCGGCGGCCACGAGCGAACCAGCCACGGACCAGGAAAAGCCAGCCGAGCCTGACGCGGACGACAAAAACGAAGCGGAAAACCCCTATCTAGTCAAAGACGGTTCGCCCGCAGAACTGATGGACGCGATCGCCCAGTTACGCGAACAAGAAAACAAGCCCCAGGGCGCCAATCGCGACGAGCGGGTGGCCAACTTCGTCAACCTTCAAGAGGCCATTATCGACGCCGCCGAGCGCGTGCTGGCGGCCGAAGTCGAAGAAGATGTGGCGGCCAAGGCTCTGGCCGAACAATTGATCTCCCTGGCGTACCAACAACGACTCAAGCAACAAGACGCCAAGCAGCGTTTGCTCCGCGTGATTCAAGAGCGACTCAAGGACAAGCGGCCCAAAGTCGCTGCCGAAGCGCGCCGCGCCAACGCGAGCGAACAGGTTGATCACCTGGCCGATCTCGATGCCCAGCAGCGCGAAGCGGTCGTCGCCGATCTCAAAGAGTACTTTACCACCAAAGAACCCTCCCAAGACGCGCTTATGGCCGCGCTTGATATTGGCCGCAAACTCGAACGCGCCGATGGCAAGCTGGCCGCCGGTCTGTATCGAGACTTGTCCGGGGTGTTCGCCAAGAGCGATGTGCCGCGCGTGCGCGAGTACGCCGCCAAGATGGAAGGCATGGCTCGCCGGCTCGAACTGCCAGGACAGTTCATGCCGATCGATGGCAAGTCAGTCGATGGCAAGGACTTCGATTGGTCCGCGTATCGCGGCAAAGTCGTGCTGGTCGACTTTTGGGCCACCTGGTGCGGACCTTGCCTGCGCGAATTGCCAAACGTCAAGAAGCAGTACGAGCTGTATCACGATCGCGGTTTCGATGTGGTCGGGGTCAGCCTCGATGAAGATCGCGCCAAGCTCGAGGAGTTTCTTGGCAAGGAGCAACTTCCCTGGACCACGCTCTTCAGCGACGACGAGGCCGCGACCGGCTGGGATCACCCCATGGCCAATCATTACGGCGTCACGGCGATCCCCGCCGTGTTCCTGGTCGACAAAGATGGCAAAGTGGTGACGATGAAGGCGCGCGGCGAAGCCCTGGGCGAAGAGCTAGCCAAGCTGCTCGGACCCGTGGAAGAACCACCAGCCACGGAAGAGGCCAACGACGAGGCGCCCCAACCGGCCAAACCAGACAAAAACGAAGCAGCCGCCGAGAAATAGCGCCCGATCAGCGCGTTGCCAAGACAAGCAACGCCCGACACCGTCCGTAATTGGACGGCCTGCCGCATCGCGCGCACAATGCCTGCATGGGAAAATGGATCGATCATGTCGACCCGACCGAGCCGGTCAGCCGTCTCGCCACGCGCGCCTTGTCGCTGCGGTTGCACGACGTTTGGCTGCATTTGCGACTGGCGGCCGAAGAAGCGCAGTGGGACCAAAACCACGTGCATCGCCTGAGAGTCGCCACGCGGCGGGCCAGCGCGGCGCTACGGCTCTTTAAGCCGCTCGCTCCCCACAGGCGGCGCCGCCAGATGCGCATCTGGTTGCGCCAGGCGCGCCAAGCCGCTGGCGACGCTCGCGATCTTGACGTGCTCTCCGGCTCAGTCCGCAAACTACCAATCGACCTCGCCGCGGCGCAGATCGTGCTCGCCGAAATCGAGGAGCGGCGCCGCCGGGCGCAACCCCCCATGCAAGCGGTCTACTCCCATCTGCGCGCCAAGAACTTCGAACGCAAGGTCGACAAACTGGTCTCCCGCACGCGCTGGCGATCGACTGGCAAATGCGCCGCCGAACCGACGGTCGCCCAATCCGCCCGGCAAAGGCTCCCCTCGTTCATCAACGACATGGTCGCCGCGGCGCGTGCCGACTTAAAGGCGCTCGACTCCCTGCACGCGTTTCGCATCGCCGGCAAGCGGCTGCGCTACGCGCTGGAGATTTTTGGCGCCGCCATCGAACCGGACGTTCGCAAAGTCGCCTATCGGCGTCTGGTCGAGTTGCAAGATCGGTTGGGCGCGGTCAACGATTCGCACACGGCGGCCATGCGCATCGAGCAGTGGCCCAACTCCGGCCCTGGCGCGCAGCAATCGGCGTTCCTTGCCGCGCATGCCGCTTTCGTTGCCGACCGCGATCGCGACCAGCGTCTGTTCGTCGAGTCCTTCGATTCGCAAACGGCGCTCGATTGGATCGCGCCGCTTGTCGCGGCCCTGGCGTGCCCCGCCGAGAACACCGCATCGATCCCGCGCGCCGACGAAGTCGCTTGACTACTGCGCGCTGCGTTCGTTCGCTATAACTGCTGGCGAACTTCGACCCACCCAGCGAGGCATCTGTGAAGCTGCAAGGAAAGACCGCCCTGATCACCGGCGGCGCCACCGGCATCGGTTACGCCATCACCGCCACGCTCTCCGCCGCAGGCTGCCGCACGGCTATCGCCGGCAGACGACAAGAAAAGCTCGACGCCGCGGTGCAAAGTCTCGCCGGCCAAGGCGCGGTCATTGCGCACACGGTCGACGTCTCCGATCGCGACAGCGTGGCCGCGCTATTTCGCTGGGCCCAAGAACAACTCGGACGCATCGATATCCTGGTCAACAACGCCGGCATCAACGTCCCACGTCGCTCCATGGCCGAACTCGATCCCGCCGACTGGGATCGCCTGCTCGCCATCAATGCCACCGGCACCTACAACTGCATCCGCCAGGCGCTGCCCGCCATGCGCGAGCGCCGCGACGGCCTGATCATCAATATCTCATCCATCTCGGGCAAGCGCGCCGGCATGCTTGGCGGCGTGGGCTACAACGCGTCGAAGTTCGCAATGACCGCGCTGGCCACCTCGATCACGCAAGAAGAAGGGCGTAACGGCATCCGCGTCTGCTCCATCTTCCCCGGCGAAGTCGATACCCCGATCCTCGCCAATCGCCCCGTCCCGGTCAGCGCCGAGCGCCGAGCGGTGATCCTACAGCCACAAGACATCGCCGATGTGGCGCTGATGATCGCCTGCCTGCCCCCCAGAGCGCATGTGCAAGAAGTGGTGATCAAGCCGACCGTACACGACTACGTGTAATCGGCGCGGCATCGTCGCGGCGGCGCGAGGATCGGCTGACTATGACTGCGGTTCGGCGGGCGCATCGGCGGGTTCGTCCGCCGCGGGTTCTGCCGGCGCTTCCGCTGGGGGCGTTTCCGCGCTCTCGGTGGCCGGGGCATTGCCCTCTGCCGGAGCAGCTTCACTCTCGGCCGGCGGCGATGAGCTTTCTGTCGCGGCGCCGCCGCCAATATTCGGCACTCCCGGTATGCTGCCGCTGGTGAGCGGTTCGGCCGCGTTCTGCATCGCCTGTAGCGTCGATTCCATCGCCACTTTCAGTGGCTCCATCATCACCCCCAATAGCAGGCTCGGCCGCGCCACGCTCGTATCGGCGGCAGCCTCCGCCGCCGGCGGCGGGTCGGCAACGGGTTGTGGCTCTGCACTGGTCGATTCCGGTTCGGGCTTGGCGACGACCGGCGCCTCGGGCTCGGCAGGCGCTGCTGGCTCTGCCGGCGCCGACGCTTTGGCTTCCTCGGCTGGTGGCGCTGCCGCTGGCTCCGACTTTTGACCGCAGCCCACCGCGCCCCAAAGCATGAACATGAGGGCCAGCGAAGTCACCATTCTTATCGACATGCGATTACCTGTTTTCTCGTTGGATGTTCTGCTTGCTCGGGCAGAGCGAAGCTTATCCTATCAACCACGAAGGCATTTCTCCAGCAGCCGGCAACCGGATCACGCTAACCGAATGCACATGTGGATGCGCAAGCACCGCTTCGACCGCCGCGCTGGTCGGCTGATTGTCGAGGTTGAGCACGCCGATGGCTCCGCCCCCCGGCGCCGCGCCCGAACGGCCCACCGACATTTGGGCGATGTTCACACTGTGCTCGCCGAACGTCGTCCCCACGCGGCCAATGATGCCCGGCACGTCGTCGTGCGTGAAGATCAGCAGCGTTCCTTCGAGGTACGCCTCCAGCCGGTACTCGCCCAGGCGCACCAACCGCGGAAAGCGATTGCCAAAAACCGTGCCCGCCGCCACATAGCTCTTGTCGTCGGTTTCGACCTCGGCGGTGATCAACGACGTGAAATCGCCCAGTTCGGCGCGTGACTCCTCAATCAGTTCAATCCCGCGTTCGCGCAACAGCAGTTCAGAATTGACGATGTTCACCTCGCCCGACAATGCGGCCTCCAATAGCCCCGCCGCAAAGCTGGCCGACAGCAGGCGGGTGTCTTTGTGCGCCACCTCGCCTCGATAAACCAGTCGACAGCGCCGCGCCGCTCCGCGCCCCATCTGCGCGTGCAACCGACCCAGCCGGTACGCCACATCCAACTGCTGCCGCATGGTGGCCAATGTCTGCGGATCAATCGAAGACATGTTCACCGCGTGCCGAATGGCGCCGCGCGTCAGATAATCGACTAAGAGCTGGACCCCTTCCACCGCCACTTGCGTCTGGGCCTCTTCCGTGCTGGCCCCCAGGTGCGGGGTGCACAGCACCCCCGGCATGCCGAACAAAGGGCTCTTGGTGCATGGCTCCTCGGCAAACACGTCCAGCGCCACCCCCGCGATGCGGCCGCTCTTGAGTCCCTCGACCAGCGCCTCTTCCTGATAGATGCCCCCCCGCGCGCAGTTCACCAGCCGTACGCCCGGCTTCAGCAGTTCCAGCTCCGGGAAACCAATCAGGTTGCGCGTCTCCTCCGTGAGCGGAGTGTGGACGGTGATAAAGTCGACATGCGGCAACATTTCCTTCACCGATGGAAACGTCTGAATCCCCAACTCCTTGGCTCGTTCCGGCGACAAAAATGGGTCATACCCCATCAATCGCATGTCCATCGCTTTGGCGCGCGCGGCCACCGTTTGACCAATCCGTCCCAGGCCGACGATGCCCAGCGTCTTGTCGGCCAATTGCGTCCCCATGTACTTGCTGCGATCCCAACGCCCTTCCACCAGGCTTTGATACGCGGGCGCCACGTTCCGCGCCAGCGCCATCATGAGCGTCAAAGCGTGTTCCGCCGTGCTCACCGTGTTGCCGGTGGGGGTGTTCATCACCACGATGCCCAGCCGGGTCGCGGCCATTTTGTCGATGTTGTCGGTGCCGACCCCTGCCCGCACAATCGCCTTCAGGCGGCGATTGCCCTCCAGCGCCTCGGCCGTGATCTTGACGCCGCTGCGGACGATCGCGCCATCAAACTCGGCCAACGCCGACCGCAAATCGGCCCCCTTCAGACCGGTGCGCACCTCGAACGTCACGCCGGGCGTCGCGGCCAACAGATCGAGCCCCTCTTGGGCCAATGGGTCCAGAACAATCACACTCGGCATGGCTGCGTGGTCTCACTTTGAGAGTCGAATCGCGGTCCACCGCGCCCCAGAAGGCGCCGCTATAACCGCTGCGGGCCCAAGGGCCCGTCTGGGAAAACCCGTACAATAGTGCAAAACCGGGCCAGCCGACAACCCGCCACGC
This sequence is a window from Pirellulales bacterium. Protein-coding genes within it:
- a CDS encoding BON domain-containing protein; translation: MTELLLEDRAALDTAHICDAETLVIAGDHDLERRVLNFLISRQVPCAHQIDISASGGEVTLRGRVASYYHKQLCVHCAQRVAGVIRVVDQIRVKSRPARVG
- a CDS encoding DUF2092 domain-containing protein → MFGCQRHWLVAVLAMLVGSLGAARGAEEGDGGDIAPQAKQVVEQFGKFIHDLKSFSLLAKGNLHVEAQGQKQDITFSQELRVERPNKIFIQVGSSQPGGGVTIAANGEELTTFIQPVNKYVVEESPVDLTALFENPVIAGITSAGNASAITQTFFVDDPVGKLLEKVTTLEYVGEVKLDDKPAHHLKAQSEQLDWELWIAAGKEPLPLKFVPNLEKALAKMNRGGAAPQMKVENVVTFTDWNIQPKFDAESFAFTPPADAEKVDSLMEMFGQRAQPDAQKLVGEPAPDFEMATLDGGTASAAEQKNKNVVILDFWATWCGPCREAMPIINKVAKAFADKGVVFYAVNIDEEPEKIKEFLDAEKLELAVALDKGGEVAQKYLANAIPQTVIIGKDGRVQVVHVGLSANLEEKLTEELTALVDGKDLAAESKKPAADETAAEEGSEPAPEETGAKPKAKLKIKKSPK
- a CDS encoding redoxin family protein — encoded protein: MTKWNASRWLLALLIAGVGGLAANISRADDEPKKDAAATSEPATDQEKPAEPDADDKNEAENPYLVKDGSPAELMDAIAQLREQENKPQGANRDERVANFVNLQEAIIDAAERVLAAEVEEDVAAKALAEQLISLAYQQRLKQQDAKQRLLRVIQERLKDKRPKVAAEARRANASEQVDHLADLDAQQREAVVADLKEYFTTKEPSQDALMAALDIGRKLERADGKLAAGLYRDLSGVFAKSDVPRVREYAAKMEGMARRLELPGQFMPIDGKSVDGKDFDWSAYRGKVVLVDFWATWCGPCLRELPNVKKQYELYHDRGFDVVGVSLDEDRAKLEEFLGKEQLPWTTLFSDDEAATGWDHPMANHYGVTAIPAVFLVDKDGKVVTMKARGEALGEELAKLLGPVEEPPATEEANDEAPQPAKPDKNEAAAEK
- a CDS encoding CHAD domain-containing protein, whose translation is MGKWIDHVDPTEPVSRLATRALSLRLHDVWLHLRLAAEEAQWDQNHVHRLRVATRRASAALRLFKPLAPHRRRRQMRIWLRQARQAAGDARDLDVLSGSVRKLPIDLAAAQIVLAEIEERRRRAQPPMQAVYSHLRAKNFERKVDKLVSRTRWRSTGKCAAEPTVAQSARQRLPSFINDMVAAARADLKALDSLHAFRIAGKRLRYALEIFGAAIEPDVRKVAYRRLVELQDRLGAVNDSHTAAMRIEQWPNSGPGAQQSAFLAAHAAFVADRDRDQRLFVESFDSQTALDWIAPLVAALACPAENTASIPRADEVA
- a CDS encoding SDR family oxidoreductase; its protein translation is MKLQGKTALITGGATGIGYAITATLSAAGCRTAIAGRRQEKLDAAVQSLAGQGAVIAHTVDVSDRDSVAALFRWAQEQLGRIDILVNNAGINVPRRSMAELDPADWDRLLAINATGTYNCIRQALPAMRERRDGLIINISSISGKRAGMLGGVGYNASKFAMTALATSITQEEGRNGIRVCSIFPGEVDTPILANRPVPVSAERRAVILQPQDIADVALMIACLPPRAHVQEVVIKPTVHDYV
- the serA gene encoding phosphoglycerate dehydrogenase gives rise to the protein MPSVIVLDPLAQEGLDLLAATPGVTFEVRTGLKGADLRSALAEFDGAIVRSGVKITAEALEGNRRLKAIVRAGVGTDNIDKMAATRLGIVVMNTPTGNTVSTAEHALTLMMALARNVAPAYQSLVEGRWDRSKYMGTQLADKTLGIVGLGRIGQTVAARAKAMDMRLMGYDPFLSPERAKELGIQTFPSVKEMLPHVDFITVHTPLTEETRNLIGFPELELLKPGVRLVNCARGGIYQEEALVEGLKSGRIAGVALDVFAEEPCTKSPLFGMPGVLCTPHLGASTEEAQTQVAVEGVQLLVDYLTRGAIRHAVNMSSIDPQTLATMRQQLDVAYRLGRLHAQMGRGAARRCRLVYRGEVAHKDTRLLSASFAAGLLEAALSGEVNIVNSELLLRERGIELIEESRAELGDFTSLITAEVETDDKSYVAAGTVFGNRFPRLVRLGEYRLEAYLEGTLLIFTHDDVPGIIGRVGTTFGEHSVNIAQMSVGRSGAAPGGGAIGVLNLDNQPTSAAVEAVLAHPHVHSVSVIRLPAAGEMPSWLIG